Proteins encoded in a region of the Podarcis muralis chromosome 6, rPodMur119.hap1.1, whole genome shotgun sequence genome:
- the ERFE gene encoding erythroferrone: MAGPLLSSCPLRLLAMGLLAMTFCASSMETEKHGNRRSQEKKSGWNDSLAGQKTSSPPLSSSNDPETAAGKIRRDESRAAWMLLMNNGVNNKKRGKNKAKKFKFGIPGPPGPPGPPGALITQEELLREFRLLLKGVIRERERISQKACDNCQEDDDDRSRGEDNFLAQISGPLLESREHGRVQAAFHCRTRRNISIERRSLQELQFYYIPKKEEMFHRGLGLNLNNGQYIAPFSGYYIFTATLHIVPEVQLKKNQPRTRERLRLLICVESLCRQNISLETVSRLDRNNEHFTISIHGILFLQAGQYASVFVDNATGSTLTVRSGSDFGAVLLGI, encoded by the exons ATGGCTGGACCCCTCCTTTCCAGCTGTCCACTTCGATTACTAGCCATGGGGCTGTTAGCAATGACTTTTTGTGCCAGCTCTATGGAAACCGAAAAACATGGAAACAGAAGGAGTCAGGAGAAGAAATCCGGATGGAATGACTCTCTCGCCGGACAAAAAACAAGCAGCCCTCCCTTGTCATCATCCAATGACCCG GAAACTGCTGCAGGAAAGATTCGCAGGGATGAATCCCGGGCTGCTTGGATGCTTCTTATGAACAACGGTGTGAACAAtaaaaaaagaggcaaaaataaaGCCAAAAAGTTCAAG TTTGGCATTCCAGGACCCCCTGGTCCACCAGGACCCCCTGGAGCCTTAATCacccaggaggagctgctgaggGAATTCAGATTGCTGCTTAAAG GTGTGATCAGAGAACGGGAAAGGATCAGTCAGAAAGCCTGTGACAACTGCCAAGAAGACGATGACGACAGGTCCAGAGGAGAAGATAACTTTCTGGCCCAGATTAGTGGACCACTTCTAGAAAGCAGGGAGCATGGGCGAGTGCAAGCAGCTTTCCACTGTCGGACCCGGAGAAACATTTCAATTGAACGGCGCTCATTGCAAGAGCTTCAGTTCTATTACATA CCTAAAAAAGAAGAGATGTTCCACCGTGGCCTAGGGCTAAACCTTAACAATGGACAATACATAGCACCTTTCAGTGGATACTACATCTTCACTGCCACGTTGCATATTG TTCCAGAGGTTCAGCTAAAGAAGAACCAGCCCCGCACCCGCGAACGCCTGCGCTTGCTGATCTGCGTTGAGTCCCTCTGTCGACAGAACAT TTCTCTGGAAACAGTGAGCAGGTTGGACAGAAACAATGAACATTTCACAATTTCAATCCATGGAATTCTATTCCTGCAG GCTGGCCAGTATGCTTCAGTTTTTGTAGACAATGCAACAGGATCCACCCTCACTGTTCGAAGTGGGTCTGACTTTGGTGCTGTCCTCTTGGGCATTTGA